One part of the Georgfuchsia toluolica genome encodes these proteins:
- a CDS encoding ABC transporter ATP-binding protein, which produces MLIHVAGLTKSYETAAGAFPALKGVDLDIAPGEFVAIMGPSGSGKSTFMNILGCLDKPSSGEYVLDGHDVATMNRDRLALVRNRTIGFVFQGFNLLPRINLEDNVALPLVYSHVNREERHRRARQQLGKVGLGQYAQSLPNRISGGQQQRVAIARALVSAPRLILADEPTGNLDSQTSEEIMALFEALNREGITVVLVTHEPDVAAHAKRQVRFKDGLIVHDSVIDAKAAVP; this is translated from the coding sequence ATGCTGATCCACGTCGCCGGGCTGACCAAGTCCTACGAAACCGCCGCCGGAGCCTTCCCCGCGCTGAAGGGGGTGGACCTGGATATCGCGCCCGGCGAATTTGTCGCCATCATGGGACCCTCGGGCTCGGGGAAATCAACCTTCATGAACATCCTCGGCTGTCTCGACAAGCCGAGCAGCGGCGAATATGTGCTGGACGGCCACGACGTGGCGACGATGAACCGCGACCGGCTGGCGCTGGTGCGCAACCGCACCATCGGCTTCGTGTTCCAGGGCTTCAACCTGCTGCCGCGCATCAACCTCGAAGACAACGTCGCCCTGCCCCTGGTTTATTCGCACGTCAATCGGGAAGAACGCCACCGCCGCGCCCGCCAGCAACTGGGAAAAGTCGGCCTCGGCCAGTATGCCCAATCCTTGCCCAATCGCATTTCCGGCGGCCAGCAGCAGCGCGTCGCCATCGCCCGCGCGCTGGTGAGCGCGCCGCGCCTGATCCTCGCCGACGAGCCGACCGGCAATCTCGACAGCCAAACCAGCGAGGAAATCATGGCGCTGTTCGAAGCCCTCAATCGCGAGGGCATCACCGTCGTGCTGGTGACGCATGAACCCGATGTCGCCGCCCATGCCAAGCGACAGGTGCGTTTCAAGGATGGGTTGATTGTCCACGATAGCGTCATCGACGCAAAGGCTGCAGTGCCATGA
- a CDS encoding HIT family protein, with product MTNQKSDDLDCPLCSGVGGELLFEDAICRVVLVSGEEGRSFPGFCRVVGTRHVREMSDLSAAEQRRLLDVVLATERAIRAVQQPDKMNLASLGNVVPHVHWHVIPRWRDDSHFPGPIWTAAQRAGKMRKPVDRNALHNALHAALKTT from the coding sequence ATGACAAATCAAAAATCAGATGACCTTGACTGCCCCCTTTGTAGCGGCGTCGGCGGCGAACTTCTGTTCGAGGACGCCATTTGCCGCGTGGTGCTGGTGAGCGGCGAAGAGGGCAGGTCATTCCCCGGTTTCTGCCGCGTGGTCGGCACTCGCCATGTGCGTGAAATGAGCGACCTGTCTGCAGCAGAACAGCGGCGTCTGCTCGACGTGGTGCTGGCGACGGAACGCGCGATTCGCGCGGTGCAACAGCCCGACAAGATGAACCTCGCCAGTCTTGGCAATGTGGTGCCGCATGTGCACTGGCACGTCATCCCGCGCTGGAGGGACGACAGCCATTTCCCCGGCCCGATCTGGACCGCTGCGCAACGTGCCGGCAAAATGCGTAAACCCGTGGATAGGAATGCGTTGCACAATGCACTCCATGCAGCTCTGAAGACCACCTGA
- a CDS encoding DUF3683 domain-containing protein, translating to MTARLREIPYNYTSFSDREIVIRLLGDDAWRVLESLRAERVTGRSARMLYEVLGDIWVVQRNPYLEDDLLANPNRRDALVEALRHRLREIDKRRGGNERVAQLLTAATGAVERFERHFVDTAQRRKKVMRLLARHTRRDNIRFDGLSRVSHVTDATDWRVEYPFVVLCPDSEEEIAPLVRDCIELGLTIIPRGGGTGYTGGAVPLTPLSAVINTEKLIDLGTVEMKTLPGTDRPYATVFTGAGLVTRRVMEAAENAGFVFACDPTSADASCIGGNIAMNAGGKKAVLWGTALDNLASWKMVMPDGNWLLVERINHNLGKIHDQDMATFRLTRSNDRGDKLGEETLHIFGAQFRRIGLGKDVTDKFLGGLPGVQKEGCDGIITSAVWILHKMPPVTRTVCLEFFGQVREAVPSIVEITEYLKTKPGGAILAGLEHLDERYVKAVGYATKAKRHGRPKMVLIGDIVGDDENAVMTACSEVVRFANARGGEGFIAVSAETRKKFWLDRGRTAAISKHTNAFKVNEDVVIPLPRMGDYCDGIERINIELSIRNKLDLCDALREFFRGDLPVAVGDTGLDRDELLGDRRESALELIATVRTRWQWLLDSLDLPLATAEKAFVELGIEAAPLTNNASQPTLFHRLQDYSVRISWKKEVKRPLEIIFDGGVYRPIYERMEAVQKEVLRGRVFVALHMHAGDGNVHTNIPVNSDNYAMLQTANTAVARIMKLARSLDGVISGEHGIGITKFEYLSDEEIRPFRDYKQKVDPEGRFNKGKLLPGSDLANAYTPSFALLGVESLIMEQSEIGKIADSIKDCLRCGKCKPVCTTHVPRANLLYSPRDKILGTGLLIEAFLYEEQTRRGVSLQHFDEFADVADHCTVCHKCVTPCPVDIDFGDVSIAMRNFLRVQGKKKFNPGTAVAMAFLNATDPTTIKLIRGLLIQFGSKLQRATYRVGKAFGLIQASTRHPAATLGRAPLRAQVIHFINKPMPRHVPARTSRAMLDVEDDKTIPVIRDPKKSAEESEAVFYFPGCGSERLFSQVGLATQAMLFDLGATTVLPPGYLCCGYPQIATGDEEKGQAITTGNRVLFHRVANTLNYLDIKTVIVSCGTCMDQLQKYEFEKIFPGCRLLDIHEYLMEKGVKLDGVKGVRYMYHDPCHAPMKTHNPLKVVNQLMGQPVALNDRCCGESGSFAATRPDIATQTRFRKEEEMRGGADKLRADGFTGDVKILTSCPSCLQGLQRYNDDAGTTADYIVVEMAKALLGDKWIENYVHAANNGGIERVLL from the coding sequence ATGACTGCCCGCCTGCGCGAAATCCCCTACAACTACACCTCGTTCTCCGACCGCGAAATCGTCATTCGCCTGCTGGGGGACGATGCCTGGCGCGTGCTCGAAAGCCTGCGCGCGGAGCGCGTCACCGGCCGTTCGGCGCGCATGCTCTACGAAGTGCTGGGCGACATCTGGGTGGTGCAGCGCAATCCCTATCTCGAAGACGACCTGCTCGCCAATCCGAATCGACGCGATGCGCTGGTCGAAGCCCTGCGCCATCGCCTGCGCGAAATCGACAAGCGCCGCGGCGGCAACGAGCGCGTGGCGCAGCTATTGACGGCGGCGACCGGGGCGGTCGAACGTTTCGAGCGGCACTTTGTCGACACCGCGCAGCGGCGCAAAAAAGTCATGCGCCTGCTGGCGCGGCACACGCGCCGTGACAACATCCGCTTTGACGGTTTGAGCCGCGTGTCGCATGTGACGGATGCCACCGACTGGCGCGTCGAGTATCCCTTCGTCGTGCTCTGTCCCGATAGCGAGGAAGAAATCGCGCCGCTGGTGCGTGACTGCATCGAACTCGGCCTCACCATCATTCCGCGCGGCGGTGGCACTGGCTACACCGGCGGCGCGGTGCCGCTGACACCGCTGTCGGCCGTGATCAACACCGAAAAGCTGATCGACCTCGGCACTGTGGAGATGAAGACGCTGCCGGGAACAGATCGTCCCTATGCCACGGTATTCACCGGTGCCGGGCTGGTGACGCGGCGCGTGATGGAGGCGGCCGAAAACGCCGGCTTCGTCTTCGCCTGCGACCCGACCTCGGCCGATGCTTCCTGCATCGGCGGCAACATTGCCATGAACGCGGGCGGCAAAAAGGCGGTGCTGTGGGGCACCGCGCTCGACAATCTGGCGTCGTGGAAGATGGTGATGCCGGACGGCAACTGGTTGCTGGTCGAACGCATTAACCACAACCTGGGCAAGATCCACGATCAGGACATGGCGACTTTCCGCCTCACGCGCAGCAACGATCGCGGCGACAAGTTGGGTGAAGAGACCTTGCACATCTTCGGCGCGCAATTTCGCCGCATCGGACTGGGCAAGGATGTCACCGACAAGTTTCTCGGCGGCCTGCCCGGCGTGCAGAAGGAAGGCTGCGACGGCATCATCACCTCGGCGGTGTGGATCCTGCACAAGATGCCGCCGGTGACGCGTACCGTCTGTCTCGAATTCTTCGGCCAGGTGCGCGAAGCCGTGCCGTCGATTGTCGAAATCACCGAATACCTCAAGACCAAACCCGGTGGTGCCATTCTGGCCGGTCTCGAACATCTCGACGAGCGCTACGTCAAGGCCGTCGGCTACGCGACCAAGGCCAAACGGCATGGCCGGCCCAAGATGGTGCTGATCGGCGACATCGTCGGCGACGATGAAAATGCGGTGATGACGGCCTGCTCGGAAGTGGTGCGCTTTGCCAACGCGCGCGGCGGCGAAGGCTTTATCGCGGTATCTGCCGAGACGCGCAAGAAATTCTGGCTCGATCGTGGCCGCACCGCGGCCATCTCGAAACATACCAACGCCTTCAAGGTCAATGAGGACGTGGTGATCCCCTTGCCGCGCATGGGCGATTATTGCGACGGCATTGAGCGCATCAACATCGAGCTGTCGATCAGGAACAAGCTCGACTTGTGCGACGCGCTGCGCGAATTCTTCCGCGGCGACCTGCCCGTGGCCGTGGGCGATACCGGCCTCGACCGGGACGAACTGCTCGGCGACCGCCGCGAAAGTGCGCTGGAGCTGATTGCCACGGTGCGCACGCGCTGGCAGTGGCTGCTCGACAGTCTTGACCTGCCGCTGGCGACGGCCGAAAAGGCCTTCGTGGAACTGGGCATCGAAGCCGCGCCGCTGACCAATAACGCTTCCCAGCCGACATTGTTCCACCGCCTGCAGGACTATTCGGTGCGCATCTCGTGGAAGAAGGAAGTCAAGCGCCCGCTCGAAATCATTTTCGACGGCGGCGTGTACCGGCCAATTTACGAACGCATGGAGGCGGTGCAGAAGGAAGTGCTGCGCGGCCGCGTCTTCGTCGCCCTGCACATGCATGCCGGCGACGGCAATGTGCACACCAATATCCCGGTAAACTCGGACAACTACGCCATGCTGCAAACCGCCAACACGGCGGTGGCGCGCATCATGAAACTGGCGCGTTCGCTCGACGGCGTGATTTCCGGCGAACATGGCATTGGCATCACCAAGTTCGAATACCTCAGTGACGAAGAGATTCGGCCCTTCCGCGACTACAAGCAGAAAGTCGATCCCGAAGGCCGCTTCAACAAGGGCAAGCTGTTGCCGGGCAGCGACCTGGCCAATGCGTATACGCCGTCGTTTGCGCTGCTCGGCGTCGAGTCGCTGATCATGGAGCAATCGGAAATCGGCAAGATTGCCGATTCGATCAAGGATTGCCTGCGCTGCGGCAAGTGCAAGCCGGTATGCACGACGCATGTGCCGCGCGCCAACCTGCTCTACAGCCCGCGCGACAAGATTCTCGGCACCGGCCTGCTGATCGAGGCCTTCCTCTACGAAGAGCAGACGCGGCGCGGTGTTTCATTGCAGCACTTCGACGAGTTCGCCGATGTGGCCGACCACTGCACGGTGTGCCACAAGTGCGTGACTCCCTGCCCGGTGGATATCGACTTCGGCGATGTCTCGATCGCGATGCGCAATTTCCTGCGCGTGCAGGGCAAGAAGAAATTCAATCCCGGCACGGCGGTGGCGATGGCCTTCCTCAACGCCACCGATCCGACGACGATCAAGCTGATTCGCGGCCTGCTGATCCAGTTCGGCTCGAAACTGCAGCGTGCCACCTATCGCGTCGGCAAGGCGTTCGGCCTCATCCAGGCGTCAACGCGGCATCCGGCGGCAACCCTGGGCCGCGCGCCGCTCCGGGCGCAGGTGATCCACTTCATCAACAAGCCGATGCCGCGCCATGTGCCGGCGCGCACCTCGCGCGCCATGCTCGATGTCGAGGATGACAAAACCATTCCCGTGATCCGCGATCCGAAGAAGAGCGCGGAAGAGTCGGAAGCCGTCTTTTACTTCCCCGGCTGTGGTTCGGAGCGGCTGTTCTCGCAGGTGGGACTGGCGACGCAGGCCATGCTCTTTGATCTCGGCGCCACCACGGTGCTGCCGCCGGGCTACCTGTGCTGCGGCTATCCGCAGATCGCGACCGGCGACGAGGAGAAAGGGCAGGCCATCACCACCGGCAACCGCGTGCTGTTCCATCGCGTCGCCAACACGCTCAACTATCTCGACATCAAGACCGTCATCGTCTCCTGCGGCACCTGCATGGATCAATTGCAGAAATACGAGTTCGAGAAAATCTTCCCCGGCTGCCGCCTGCTCGACATCCATGAATATCTGATGGAGAAGGGCGTCAAGCTCGATGGCGTGAAAGGCGTGCGCTACATGTACCACGATCCCTGCCATGCGCCGATGAAAACGCACAACCCGCTCAAGGTGGTGAACCAGCTCATGGGTCAGCCGGTGGCGCTGAACGACCGCTGCTGCGGCGAATCCGGCAGCTTTGCCGCGACACGGCCCGACATCGCGACCCAGACGCGCTTTCGCAAGGAAGAGGAAATGCGCGGCGGTGCCGACAAGTTGCGCGCCGACGGCTTCACGGGGGACGTGAAAATCCTGACTTCCTGTCCGTCATGCCTGCAGGGGCTGCAACGCTACAACGACGACGCGGGCACCACGGCCGACTACATCGTGGTCGAGATGGCCAAGGCCCTGCTCGGCGACAAGTGGATCGAGAACTATGTGCATGCCGCCAATAATGGCGGGATCGAACGCGTATTGCTGTAG
- a CDS encoding ABC transporter permease, with translation MIATLFGQAWHAMGANKLRTFLTMLGMVIGVFAVVLMMAIGQGAQETVKASIESMGSNMFIALSGSTTAGGVRMGGGAAPTLTVADADAIAELPGVQTVAPIHPGTVQVVYGSNNWGTAAYGTTPSYLDIRNWTVAEGFPFTDSDLRSATRVALLGQTVVNNLFGDEDPIGKTIRVRNNPFVVVGVLGVKGQSLDGRDQDDTILMPLTTAQRKVFGTQFQGSVRLINIQATSAEVMPAVEKSINLLLHQRHRIREGQDDDFSVRNLTAMANSAAETARIMSLLLGAIASVSLLVGGIGIMNIMLVSVTERTREIGIRMAIGARERDILLQFLMEAVIISIVGCFIGLLLGIGAALIVNKLFDIAVIISGSSVLTAFGVAAAVGIFFGFYPAKKAARLDPIEALRYQ, from the coding sequence ATGATCGCCACCCTGTTCGGCCAGGCCTGGCACGCCATGGGCGCAAACAAATTGCGCACCTTCCTCACCATGCTCGGCATGGTGATCGGCGTCTTCGCCGTGGTGCTGATGATGGCTATCGGCCAGGGCGCACAGGAGACAGTCAAAGCCTCGATCGAGTCGATGGGGTCGAACATGTTCATCGCGCTTTCCGGTTCGACCACCGCGGGCGGCGTGCGCATGGGCGGCGGCGCGGCGCCGACGCTCACCGTCGCCGATGCCGACGCGATCGCCGAACTGCCCGGCGTGCAGACCGTGGCCCCGATCCATCCCGGCACGGTTCAAGTCGTGTATGGCAGCAACAACTGGGGCACGGCGGCCTATGGCACCACGCCGTCCTATCTCGACATCCGCAACTGGACGGTGGCCGAGGGATTTCCTTTCACTGATTCCGATCTGCGCTCGGCCACGCGCGTTGCGCTGCTGGGCCAGACCGTCGTCAACAACCTGTTCGGCGACGAAGACCCGATCGGCAAAACCATTCGCGTGCGCAACAATCCCTTCGTCGTGGTCGGCGTGCTGGGGGTGAAGGGTCAGAGCCTCGACGGCCGCGATCAGGACGACACCATCCTGATGCCGCTCACCACGGCGCAGCGCAAGGTGTTCGGCACCCAGTTCCAGGGCTCGGTGCGTCTGATCAACATCCAGGCGACCTCGGCGGAAGTGATGCCGGCAGTCGAGAAATCGATCAACCTGCTGCTGCACCAGCGCCACCGCATCCGCGAAGGCCAGGATGACGATTTCTCGGTGCGCAACCTGACGGCAATGGCGAACTCCGCCGCCGAAACCGCGCGCATCATGTCGCTGCTGCTCGGCGCCATTGCCTCGGTATCGCTGCTGGTCGGCGGCATCGGCATCATGAACATCATGCTCGTCTCGGTCACCGAGCGCACGCGCGAAATCGGCATCCGCATGGCCATCGGCGCCCGTGAGCGCGACATCCTGCTGCAATTCCTGATGGAGGCCGTCATCATCTCCATCGTCGGCTGTTTCATCGGTCTGCTGCTGGGGATCGGCGCGGCGCTGATCGTCAATAAACTGTTCGATATCGCTGTCATCATCTCCGGCAGTTCGGTGCTGACCGCCTTCGGCGTCGCAGCGGCGGTCGGCATCTTCTTCGGCTTTTACCCGGCGAAGAAAGCCGCCCGCCTCGACCCGATCGAGGCACTGCGCTATCAGTAG
- a CDS encoding TolC family protein yields MPPPPSQALGKDGQFQPCPALPATALTLSDVVNATLCGNPQTREVWASARARAAGVGLAEAAWLPTLDGSIAASHSNNRGGVLTAPVTSNQRNYGLSLSWLIYDFGGREASLKNARQLLEAANASQDATVQALFLAAVQAYYQLQATQAASDAALEAEKAAQESFHAAEARYKAGAATPADKLQAQTAWSQATLNRIRADGDFKNAQGILANTMGLSAATPLQLAAQAAVPALGQFEAGVAQLIDEAVQHRPDLRAAQAQAQAAQAAVDVARASGRPSVSLGISGSETRGGRLPDARSSALGVTVGIPLFSGFSTTYKVRAAEAQAQASEAQSEQLKLKVALDVWNGYQSLTTATQTVRSSADLLASAEQSQRMALGRYKAGMGNILDVLNAQSALASAQQQRVQSLYSWNVARTALAQAMGTLDRRLIDSLDERAKP; encoded by the coding sequence TTGCCCCCGCCACCCTCACAGGCGCTGGGGAAAGACGGCCAATTCCAGCCCTGTCCGGCGCTACCCGCAACGGCGCTGACGCTGTCCGACGTGGTCAACGCGACACTCTGCGGCAATCCGCAAACACGCGAAGTGTGGGCCAGCGCCCGCGCCCGGGCGGCTGGTGTCGGGCTTGCCGAGGCAGCCTGGCTACCGACGCTGGATGGCAGCATTGCAGCCAGCCACAGCAACAATCGCGGCGGCGTGCTGACTGCGCCGGTGACATCCAATCAGCGCAATTACGGTCTGTCGTTATCCTGGCTGATCTACGATTTCGGTGGCCGCGAAGCAAGTTTGAAAAACGCGCGTCAATTGCTGGAGGCCGCCAATGCCAGCCAGGATGCCACGGTGCAAGCGCTGTTCCTCGCCGCCGTGCAGGCGTATTACCAGTTGCAGGCAACGCAGGCGGCAAGCGACGCAGCGCTGGAAGCCGAAAAGGCGGCGCAGGAAAGTTTCCATGCCGCTGAAGCGCGCTACAAGGCCGGCGCGGCGACCCCGGCCGACAAACTGCAGGCGCAGACCGCCTGGTCGCAGGCCACGCTTAATCGCATCAGGGCCGATGGCGACTTCAAGAATGCGCAAGGCATACTCGCCAACACCATGGGCCTCTCCGCCGCCACGCCATTGCAGCTTGCAGCGCAGGCCGCTGTGCCAGCACTGGGTCAGTTCGAGGCAGGAGTCGCCCAACTCATCGATGAGGCCGTGCAACACCGGCCCGATCTGCGCGCGGCACAGGCACAGGCACAGGCGGCACAGGCAGCGGTGGATGTCGCACGCGCCAGCGGACGGCCAAGCGTCTCGCTCGGCATCAGCGGCAGCGAAACGCGCGGCGGCAGGCTGCCCGATGCACGCAGTTCCGCGCTTGGCGTAACCGTCGGCATTCCCCTGTTTTCCGGCTTCAGCACCACTTACAAAGTGCGCGCCGCCGAAGCCCAGGCGCAGGCCAGCGAAGCGCAAAGCGAACAGCTCAAGCTGAAGGTCGCGCTCGATGTCTGGAACGGCTACCAGTCGCTGACCACGGCGACGCAAACCGTGCGCAGCAGCGCCGATCTGCTCGCCAGCGCCGAGCAGTCGCAACGCATGGCGCTCGGCCGCTACAAGGCCGGCATGGGCAATATCCTTGATGTGCTCAACGCCCAAAGCGCGCTGGCCAGCGCGCAGCAGCAGCGCGTGCAGTCGCTCTACAGTTGGAACGTCGCGCGCACCGCGCTGGCGCAAGCCATGGGCACGCTGGATCGCAGGCTGATCGACTCTCTCGATGAAAGAGCAAAACCATGA
- a CDS encoding efflux RND transporter periplasmic adaptor subunit produces the protein MKFPKKTTMAVAVLLVALVAAAAWWSVSRGNGVEARYKTQAIERGDVIRSVSANGTLNPVILVSVGTQVSGTVKKLHVDFNDHVQKGQVLAELDDILFSSQLGQSEATLRSARATLDLAVANERRMQSLFKQEYASQQDLDSAVQAKKSAQAQVEQYASQVRKDRANLDYSVIRSPVSGVVVDRQIDIGQTVAASFQTPTLFKIAQDLSKMQIDSSFAEADIGAIKVGQPVRFNVDAFPNRSFQGSVKQVRLNPTTQSNVVTYDVVVAVDNPDQTLLPGMTAYVNIMVNQRNDVLTVPNAALRYKPADLKPAKTDPKRNNGSKKKRDASSAVVYVLDAGKPRAINITIGITDNRNTEVLTGELKPGNIVIIGENLPATGNASGNTPRMRMF, from the coding sequence ATGAAGTTCCCCAAAAAAACAACCATGGCGGTTGCCGTATTGCTTGTCGCTCTCGTCGCGGCCGCGGCCTGGTGGTCCGTCTCGCGCGGCAACGGCGTCGAGGCGCGCTACAAGACACAAGCCATTGAGCGTGGCGATGTGATACGCAGCGTCTCGGCCAACGGCACCCTGAACCCGGTGATCCTGGTCAGCGTCGGCACCCAGGTCTCGGGTACGGTGAAAAAATTGCATGTCGATTTCAACGACCACGTGCAGAAGGGGCAGGTGCTCGCCGAACTCGATGACATATTGTTCAGTTCGCAACTCGGACAGAGCGAAGCCACGCTGCGCAGTGCCCGTGCCACGCTCGATCTGGCCGTAGCCAACGAAAGGCGCATGCAGAGCCTGTTCAAGCAGGAATACGCATCACAGCAGGATCTCGATTCGGCGGTGCAGGCAAAGAAGTCGGCGCAGGCGCAGGTCGAACAATATGCCTCACAGGTACGGAAGGATCGCGCCAATCTCGATTATTCGGTGATCCGCTCGCCGGTGTCGGGCGTCGTCGTCGACCGCCAGATCGACATCGGCCAGACCGTGGCGGCGAGCTTCCAGACGCCGACGCTGTTCAAGATCGCGCAGGACCTGTCAAAGATGCAGATCGATTCGAGCTTCGCCGAAGCCGACATCGGTGCCATCAAGGTCGGCCAACCGGTGCGCTTCAATGTCGATGCCTTTCCCAACCGCAGCTTTCAGGGCAGCGTCAAGCAGGTCCGACTCAACCCGACGACGCAATCCAATGTGGTGACCTACGACGTGGTGGTCGCGGTCGACAACCCGGATCAGACGCTGCTGCCCGGCATGACGGCCTATGTGAATATCATGGTCAATCAGCGCAACGATGTGCTTACGGTACCCAACGCCGCGCTGCGCTACAAGCCAGCGGATCTGAAGCCGGCGAAAACCGACCCCAAGCGCAACAATGGGTCAAAAAAGAAGCGCGATGCCAGTAGCGCGGTCGTGTATGTACTCGATGCCGGCAAGCCACGCGCAATAAACATCACGATCGGCATCACCGACAACCGCAATACCGAAGTGCTGACTGGCGAACTGAAGCCCGGCAATATAGTGATCATCGGTGAAAACCTGCCGGCCACCGGCAATGCCTCCGGCAATACACCGCGCATGCGGATGTTTTAA